A single genomic interval of Aureibacillus halotolerans harbors:
- a CDS encoding Spx/MgsR family RNA polymerase-binding regulatory protein produces the protein MEENKAITFYTYPSCTSCRKTKAWLKKNDIDFGERHLFRETPSSSELKQILSLTTEGIDEILATRSQTFKQLKIDVNELTFTEMVELLTREPKLLRRPIITDGTKLVVGYNPSALRNISQKKQRLSIAN, from the coding sequence ATGGAAGAAAATAAAGCTATTACATTTTATACGTACCCGAGTTGCACATCATGCAGAAAGACGAAGGCCTGGTTGAAAAAAAATGATATTGATTTCGGTGAGCGTCATCTATTTCGTGAAACCCCATCATCCTCTGAATTAAAACAGATCCTGTCACTAACGACGGAAGGCATTGATGAAATCCTGGCGACAAGAAGCCAAACTTTCAAACAATTAAAAATTGATGTGAATGAATTGACCTTTACTGAAATGGTTGAGCTCCTTACGAGAGAGCCGAAGCTGCTTAGACGTCCTATTATTACAGATGGAACAAAACTCGTTGTTGGTTATAATCCTTCAGCACTACGAAATATCTCGCAAAAGAAACAGCGCTTGTCCATTGCAAATTAA